A window of Eikenella corrodens contains these coding sequences:
- a CDS encoding nitroreductase family protein, with amino-acid sequence MNTLDLLTTRRSVRLLTEPAPNDAQLEIILQAATQVPDHGNHTPWHFVVVQSEAGWQAFRHILKQCAEEIGGEAARKAEVLGQMAPMMIGVVSKPKLDCLKPKPEWEQMLSAGCAAYAAQLAAKAQGFDNVWITGLWVNTAALREAFGCGEHDKIIGLLMIGTAQKEASGPKNTDLSELVSRW; translated from the coding sequence ATGAACACCCTGGATTTGCTCACCACCCGCCGCTCGGTGCGCCTCCTCACCGAACCCGCCCCCAACGATGCCCAGCTGGAAATCATCTTGCAGGCTGCCACGCAAGTGCCCGACCACGGCAACCACACGCCGTGGCATTTTGTGGTGGTGCAAAGTGAGGCGGGTTGGCAGGCTTTCCGCCATATTTTGAAGCAGTGTGCCGAAGAAATCGGCGGCGAAGCGGCGCGCAAGGCCGAAGTGCTGGGGCAGATGGCGCCGATGATGATCGGCGTGGTGTCCAAGCCTAAGCTGGACTGCCTCAAGCCGAAGCCGGAGTGGGAACAGATGCTCAGCGCCGGCTGCGCCGCCTATGCCGCCCAACTGGCTGCCAAGGCGCAAGGTTTCGACAATGTGTGGATTACCGGCCTGTGGGTCAACACTGCCGCGCTGCGCGAAGCCTTCGGCTGCGGCGAACACGACAAAATCATCGGCCTGCTGATGATCGGCACGGCGCAGAAAGAGGCCAGCGGCCCGAAAAATACGGATTTGAGCGAGTTGGTCAGCCGCTGGTAA
- a CDS encoding NAD(P)H-dependent oxidoreductase, with amino-acid sequence MQEISVILAHPYGGSLNAAIAQTVAATLRSNGYQVNFHDLDQEKFNPVMSSEELAGDHTNDNLLKCHQQEIMRANGIIIIHPNWWGQPPAILKGWVDRVLRQHIAYTFPEGDNGGGLPIGLLKAQAALVFNTSNTPEERENTVFGDPLERIWKDCVFDFCGITSFKRLMFRVVADSTEQERQSWLAQTAETVSRYFPPISANITQGN; translated from the coding sequence ATGCAAGAAATATCCGTCATTCTCGCACACCCGTACGGCGGCAGCCTCAATGCCGCTATTGCCCAAACCGTAGCTGCTACGCTGCGCAGCAACGGCTACCAAGTAAACTTCCACGATTTGGATCAGGAAAAATTCAATCCCGTGATGAGCTCGGAAGAATTAGCTGGTGACCACACCAACGACAACCTGCTTAAATGCCATCAGCAGGAAATCATGCGCGCCAACGGCATCATCATCATCCATCCTAACTGGTGGGGGCAGCCACCCGCCATCTTGAAAGGCTGGGTAGACAGGGTACTGCGCCAGCACATCGCCTACACCTTCCCTGAAGGCGATAACGGCGGCGGGCTGCCCATAGGTTTGCTCAAAGCGCAGGCCGCGCTGGTATTCAACACCTCCAATACCCCGGAAGAGCGCGAAAACACCGTATTCGGCGATCCGCTGGAGCGGATTTGGAAGGACTGCGTTTTCGACTTTTGCGGCATTACCTCCTTCAAGCGGCTGATGTTCCGAGTGGTGGCCGACAGCACCGAGCAAGAACGCCAAAGCTGGTTGGCACAAACCGCCGAAACGGTCAGCCGCTACTTCCCACCCATATCAGCCAACATCACACAAGGAAACTAA
- a CDS encoding hypoxanthine-guanine phosphoribosyltransferase produces MTIKERFQQANGILEEADLLFDEAACRAALERMAAEISADLAEQYPLLLPVMGGAVVFTGQLLPLLRFPLDFDYVHVSRYGSELSGSVQLNWLRAPQNSVEGRHVLVLDDILDEGHTMAAIHKQVMDMGAASCRTAVFANKKINRPKPITADYVGIHVPDRYVFGYGMDAGGMWRNLGAIYALSGK; encoded by the coding sequence ATGACCATCAAAGAAAGATTCCAGCAAGCTAACGGCATCCTAGAAGAGGCCGACCTCCTATTCGACGAAGCCGCCTGCCGCGCCGCCCTGGAGCGCATGGCCGCAGAGATTAGTGCCGATCTGGCCGAACAATACCCCCTGCTCCTGCCCGTGATGGGCGGCGCAGTCGTATTCACCGGCCAGCTGCTGCCCCTGTTGCGCTTCCCGCTCGATTTCGACTACGTGCACGTTTCCCGCTACGGCAGCGAGCTGAGCGGCAGCGTGCAGCTCAACTGGCTGCGCGCCCCGCAAAACAGCGTAGAAGGCCGCCACGTTTTGGTGCTCGACGACATCCTGGACGAAGGCCACACCATGGCCGCCATCCACAAACAAGTGATGGACATGGGCGCCGCCTCCTGCCGCACCGCCGTGTTTGCCAACAAAAAAATCAACCGCCCCAAGCCCATCACCGCCGACTATGTGGGCATCCACGTGCCCGACCGCTACGTGTTCGGCTACGGCATGGACGCAGGCGGCATGTGGCGCAACCTCGGCGCGATTTATGCCCTGTCCGGGAAATAA